One part of the Nymphalis io chromosome 22, ilAglIoxx1.1, whole genome shotgun sequence genome encodes these proteins:
- the LOC126777231 gene encoding ethanolaminephosphotransferase 1-like isoform X2, with translation MHPTWNFSVKFIPKWIAPNVLTFAGFLCMVLCALIVLAYDYDCTASGRPGENEIEESILSRVVFTVCAFLIFIAYNLDGMDGKQARRLGLSGPLGELFDHGLDSYIVFLIPYCLISVFGRDQYSTTVFRAYLIVMSIVLNFYVSHWEKYNTGTLYLPWGYDLSMWASSLLFLLAGIKGPAVYKVILFGNVKFVDALEMTIHATGLFTTLPVAIYNVYLSYKNKTGHMYSLPESLRPIWGMLIMTVTMTVWVLCSPNDILEKDPRMVLLAFGTLFSNISSRLIVAEMSEQRCDTISWINIPLITAVVISFYLPQFEITALYVILVFAVAAHVHYGVCVVRQMCEHFKINCFIVPKEKRK, from the exons ATGCATCCTACATGGAACTTCTCTGTTAAG tttatacCGAAATGGATAGCACCAAACGTCCTGACATTCGCTGGGTTTCTTTGCATGGTGCTGTGTGCGCTGATAGTCCTGGCGTACGATTATGATTGCACCGCGTCGGGTCGTCCCGGGGAGAACGAGATAGAAGAGTCGATCTTGTCACGTGTTGTGTTCACTGTTTGTGCGTTTCTGatatttattgcttataatttaG ATGGTATGGATGGCAAGCAAGCGAGGCGGCTGGGCTTGTCTGGTCCTTTGGGAGAATTATTCGACCACGGTCTGGACTCCTACATCGTGTTCCTCATACCCTACTGCTTGATCTCCGTGTTTGGAAGGGACCAATACTCGACCACCGTATTCAG AGCGTACCTGATAGTAATGAGCATTGTGCTCAATTTTTATGTAAGCCATTGGGAAAAGTACAACACGGGGACGCTGTATCTGCCATGGGGATATGATCTCAGTATGTGG GCTTCCTCTCTGCTATTTCTGCTGGCTGGTATCAAAGGTCCGGCCGTGTATAAAGTGATCTTGTTCGGTAACGTTAAATTTGTCGACGCGTTGGAAATGACAATTCACGCCACGGGTTTGTTCACCACGTTACCTGTTgccatatataatgtatatct atcatACAAGAATAAAACCGGTCACATGTACTCGTTGCCAGAATCTCTTCGACCTATTTGGGGGATGTTAATCATGACCGTCACTATGACGGTGTGGGTTTTGTGTTCACCAAACGATATCCTCGAAAAGGACCCTAGAATGGTTCTTCTCGCTTTTGGAACACTATTCAGTAATATTAGT agtCGACTCATAGTCGCTGAGATGAGTGAGCAGAGATGCGACACAATCAGCTGGATTAATATACCTCTGATAACTGCAGTTGTGATATCATTCTACCTACCACAGTTTGAGATCACTGCGTTGTATGTGATCCTAGTATTTGCTGTAGCAGCTCATGTACATTACGGTGTTTGTGTG gtcCGTCAAATGTGCGAGCACTTCAAGATTAATTGTTTTATCGTGCCAAAAGAAAAACGGAAATGA
- the LOC126777231 gene encoding ethanolaminephosphotransferase 1-like isoform X1: MFNYKYLTKEHLKGFDNYKYNAIDTSPLSRYVMHPTWNFSVKFIPKWIAPNVLTFAGFLCMVLCALIVLAYDYDCTASGRPGENEIEESILSRVVFTVCAFLIFIAYNLDGMDGKQARRLGLSGPLGELFDHGLDSYIVFLIPYCLISVFGRDQYSTTVFRAYLIVMSIVLNFYVSHWEKYNTGTLYLPWGYDLSMWASSLLFLLAGIKGPAVYKVILFGNVKFVDALEMTIHATGLFTTLPVAIYNVYLSYKNKTGHMYSLPESLRPIWGMLIMTVTMTVWVLCSPNDILEKDPRMVLLAFGTLFSNISSRLIVAEMSEQRCDTISWINIPLITAVVISFYLPQFEITALYVILVFAVAAHVHYGVCVVRQMCEHFKINCFIVPKEKRK; this comes from the exons atgttcaactataaatatttaacaaaggaACATTTGAAGGGATTCGATAATTATAAG tacAATGCAATCGACACGAGTCCTCTCAGCCGATATGTGATGCATCCTACATGGAACTTCTCTGTTAAG tttatacCGAAATGGATAGCACCAAACGTCCTGACATTCGCTGGGTTTCTTTGCATGGTGCTGTGTGCGCTGATAGTCCTGGCGTACGATTATGATTGCACCGCGTCGGGTCGTCCCGGGGAGAACGAGATAGAAGAGTCGATCTTGTCACGTGTTGTGTTCACTGTTTGTGCGTTTCTGatatttattgcttataatttaG ATGGTATGGATGGCAAGCAAGCGAGGCGGCTGGGCTTGTCTGGTCCTTTGGGAGAATTATTCGACCACGGTCTGGACTCCTACATCGTGTTCCTCATACCCTACTGCTTGATCTCCGTGTTTGGAAGGGACCAATACTCGACCACCGTATTCAG AGCGTACCTGATAGTAATGAGCATTGTGCTCAATTTTTATGTAAGCCATTGGGAAAAGTACAACACGGGGACGCTGTATCTGCCATGGGGATATGATCTCAGTATGTGG GCTTCCTCTCTGCTATTTCTGCTGGCTGGTATCAAAGGTCCGGCCGTGTATAAAGTGATCTTGTTCGGTAACGTTAAATTTGTCGACGCGTTGGAAATGACAATTCACGCCACGGGTTTGTTCACCACGTTACCTGTTgccatatataatgtatatct atcatACAAGAATAAAACCGGTCACATGTACTCGTTGCCAGAATCTCTTCGACCTATTTGGGGGATGTTAATCATGACCGTCACTATGACGGTGTGGGTTTTGTGTTCACCAAACGATATCCTCGAAAAGGACCCTAGAATGGTTCTTCTCGCTTTTGGAACACTATTCAGTAATATTAGT agtCGACTCATAGTCGCTGAGATGAGTGAGCAGAGATGCGACACAATCAGCTGGATTAATATACCTCTGATAACTGCAGTTGTGATATCATTCTACCTACCACAGTTTGAGATCACTGCGTTGTATGTGATCCTAGTATTTGCTGTAGCAGCTCATGTACATTACGGTGTTTGTGTG gtcCGTCAAATGTGCGAGCACTTCAAGATTAATTGTTTTATCGTGCCAAAAGAAAAACGGAAATGA